In Cydia fagiglandana chromosome 3, ilCydFagi1.1, whole genome shotgun sequence, the following are encoded in one genomic region:
- the LOC134680251 gene encoding tripeptidyl-peptidase 2, translating into MADAPIDCEFPVWGLLPKKETGVVSFLNKNPLYDGRDTVIAIFDSGVDPAASGLQVTTTGETKVIERFDCSGCGDVDTSTVIRKVVDGCITGLTGRKLKILESWKNPSGEWRVGVLYPFSLYPSKLKERIQEHRKEHLWDVGHKPAYAESNKQLQDFESDVVSKNPTLSPEDKLLKEELETRVEVLQAVEKKYSDLGPTYDCVLFHDGTSWRACIDTSESGDLASGPCLGEYSITHEHSHLTELDEMTVSINVHDEGRTLEVVAMCSTHGTHVAAIAAGYFPDEPDKNGVAPGAKIISLTIGDSRLVSMETGTALVRACIKVMELSKKMKIDVINMSYGEHAHWCNTGRVGDIICEVVNRYGVSWVVSAGNHGPALCTVGAPPDIAQPVLIGVGAYVSPDMTSAAYSMRARVAGGAFSWSSRGPCADGAPGVTTCAPGGAVASVARFTLKNSQLMNGTSMAAPHVAGIVAALISGLKAKELPYSPYSIKRAIENSATFLNSVEPWAQGCGLINIEKTFDHLTTYHAEPERDVTISVQCGPHNGKGILLRPKLNDVPKDIGITIQPQFLQSHLDMENKTLIPRQIDFAMNLALSCNAEWVSAPAFLSLANTPRPVSVRIQTASLPSGPHFTSIDAYDTNCIEKGPVFRIPITVLQAESAQPDSKGLLLSASAVYAPHTIKRHFIIPPLEATWGVLKLTTKDKEQTGRFLIHTMQLLPHESCRAHETQKMISVTAEAPAVHPFAVVGGVTLEVVIAKYWANIGSLETEYTIELHGLKPSCGPKLRLLASEGPRGTSLTSLRMQDAQPNATLKYSEPVIRPSESKLSPLTSRDIVPPSRQIYQLINTYNFHIAKATEVSPIVSPLCDMLYESEFEAQMWMLYNSCKQLMFVGDAYPSKYSVKLEKGDYVLRLNIRHENRALLDKLQELPVAIQQRLPQPISLDAYCTRAQALTSGKKFSSAAVPSGSILPVYFAPVPSDKISRSNLTIGHTLTGTVTFAKDELGRKVDSYELQYVVCEPPKRTTNNNRDKEKTKPGEDYMEASKEFMTNWLTKLEGDKLEQVYEEVLEKFPGYLGAHIAYLHGIDSPTDPKKLPNADEETDVTTAWCEQLITTADKVIKQIDQEKLLAYLGMKNDTRSDATKIKQEHEKQRGYLIDALCRKGTALCRLKALAQSPAAKDKLLAQLTANMADLLKFTDLTDAKAIHYGVWHCFTLKHWGRAIKLLSKIQEDRPSREVEERLVQAYQQLGWDYLVKYTQLSIPIKYPSSYRPF; encoded by the exons ATGGCAGACGCACCGATCGACTGTGAATTCCCTGTTTGGGGATTATTACCGAAAAAAGAGACGGGAGTTGTctcgtttttaaataaaaatcctCTCTACGATGGCCGAGACACTGTTATTGCAATTTTTGATTCAGGTGTCGACCCGGCAGCGTCTGGTCTTCAG GTGACGACCACGGGTGAGACGAAGGTTATTGAGAGGTTTGACTGTAGTGGCTGTGGCGACGTGGACACTAGTACGGTTATACGTAAAGTTGTTGACGGATGTATTACCGGCCTTACGGGGCGCAAATTGAAG ATTCTAGAATCTTGGAAGAACCCATCAGGTGAATGGAGGGTGGGTGTTCTGTACCCTTTCAGCTTGTATCCGTCTAAGCTAAAGGAGCGCATTCAGGAGCATCGGAAGGAGCACTTGTGGGATGTTGGACACAAGCCAGCTTATGCTGAATCTAACAAGCAGCTGCAGGATTTTGAAAGTGATGTTG TATCAAAGAATCCAACGCTTAGCCCGGAAGACAAGCTGCTTAAGGAGGAGTTGGAGACCAGGGTGGAAGTATTACAAGCGGTTGAGAAGAAGTACTCAGATCTTGGGCCTACTTATGATTGTGTGTTGTTCCATGATGGGACTTCTTGGAG AGCATGCATAGACACATCAGAGAGCGGTGATTTGGCCTCCGGTCCATGCCTCGGCGAGTACAGCATTACCCACGAGCACTCGCACCTGACGGAGCTGGACGAGATGACGGTCTCCATCAATGTTCATGACGAGGGACGCACGCTTGAGGTCGTCGCTATGTGCT CGACCCACGGCACCCACGTGGCGGCCATCGCAGCTGGCTACTTCCCCGACGAGCCAGACAAGAATGGAGTCGCTCCCGGAGCCAAAATCATCTCCCTCACTATTGGAGACAGTAGACTGGTTTCTATGGAAACCGGCACAGCGCTGGTTAGAGCGTGTATCAAAGTCATGGAGCTTAGTAAAAAGATGAAGATTGACGTAATTAATATGAGCTATGGGGAGCATGCTCATTGGTGCAATACTGG GCGGGTGGGCGACATAATCTGCGAGGTTGTGAACCGCTACGGCGTGTCGTGGGTGGTGTCGGCGGGCAACCACGGCCCGGCGCTCTGCACCGTCGGCGCGCCGCCGGACATCGCGCAACCCGTCCTCATTG GTGTTGGCGCATACGTGTCCCCGGACATGACGTCAGCAGCGTACTCGATGCGCGCGCGCGTGGCGGGCGGCGCGTTCTCGTGGAGCTCGCGCGGGCCCTGCGCCGACGGCGCGCCCGGCGTCACCACGTGCGCGCCCGGCGGCGCCGTCGCCTCCGTAGCTAG GTTTACATTAAAAAATTCTCAACTAATGAATGGTACATCGATGGCCGCCCCTCACGTCGCCGGCATTGTCG cggCGCTCATCTCTGGTCTAAAAGCCAAGGAGCTTCCATACTCTCCATACTCAATAAAGAGAGCCATAGAGAATTCAGCAACGTTCCTTAACAGCGTCGAGCCGTGGGCGCAGGGTTGTGGACTTATTAATATtgaaaag aCTTTCGATCACCTCACAACATATCACGCCGAGCCGGagcgtgacgtcacaatcaGCGTGCAGTGCGGACCCCACAACGGCAAGGGCATTCTGCTGCGACCCAAATTGAACGATGTGCCCAAGGACATAGGGATCACAATCCAACCGCAGTTCTTGCAGAGCCATCTGGATATGGAGA ACAAAACGCTGATACCACGGCAGATCGACTTCGCCATGAACCTGGCTCTGTCCTGCAATGCCGAATGGGTCTCTGCTCCGGCTTTCCTGTCCTTAGCGAATACTCCAAGGCCTGTTTCTGTGAGGATACAGACAGCTTCGTTACCATCCGGACCTCATTTCACAAG tATCGACGCGTACGACACTAACTGCATAGAGAAAGGGCCTGTGTTCAGGATACCTATAACCGTGTTGCAAGCTGAATCAGCGCAGCCCGACTCCAAAGGCTTACTTCTGTCTGCGTCCGCCGTTTACGCGCCGCATACCATCAAGAGGCATTTTATTATAC CGCCTCTAGAAGCGACGTGGGGCGTCCTGAAGCTCACAACCAAGGACAAGGAGCAGACGGGCCGTTTCCTCATCCACACCATGCAGCTGTTGCCACACGAGAGTTGCCGCGCGCACGAGACGCAGAAGATGATCTCGGTCACCGCTGAGGCGCCCGCCGTACACCCCTTCGCTGTGGTG GGCGGTGTAACCTTAGAAGTAGTAATAGCAAAATACTGGGCGAACATAGGATCACTAGAAACCGAGTATACCATCGAGCTGCACGGGCTGAAGCCCAGCTGTGGCCCAAAGCTGCGATTGTTAGCGTCCGAAGGCCCGCGAGGGACGTCGTTGACGTCACTGCGAATGCAAGACGCCCAGCCTAACGCTACTCTGAAATACAGCGAACCAGTTATTAG GCCGTCGGAATCAAAATTGTCGCCGCTAACATCTAGAGATATAGTCCCTCCTAGCAGGCAGATCTATCAACTTATCAACACTTACAACTTCCACATCGCAAAGGCTACCGAG GTATCACCAATAGTATCGCCACTATGTGACATGTTATACGAGTCGGAGTTTGAAGCGCAGATGTGGATGTTATATAACAGCTGTAAGCAGCTCATGTTTGTAGGGGATGCGTATCCTTCCAAG TATTCAGTGAAACTCGAGAAGGGCGACTACGTGCTCCGATTGAACATACGTCACGAGAACAGAGCGTTGTTAGATAAGCTGCAAGAGTTACCGGTGGCGATACAGCAGCGGCTACCGCAGCCGATCTCGCTGGACGCGTACTGTACTAGAGCTCAG GCTCTGACCAGTGGCAAGAAATTCAGCTCAGCAGCCGTCCCCAGTGGCAGTATTCTACCGGTTTACTTCGCGCCAGTGCCTTCCGACAA AATCAGCCGTTCCAACCTAACCATAGGCCACACCCTAACCGGCACAGTCACGTTCGCCAAAGACGAGCTAGGCCGCAAGGTAGACTCCTACGAGTTGCAGTATGTGGTCTGTGAACCGCCCAAGAGGACCACCAACAACAATAGGGACAAGGAGAAGACGAAACCGGGCGAGGACTATATGGAGGCCAGCAAAGAGTTTATGACCAACTGGTTGACTAAATTAG aggGTGACAAATTAGAGCAAGTCTATGAAGAAGTATTAGAAAAGTTCCCGGGATACCTCGGGGCACATATTGCATATTTACACGGCATCGACTCGCCTACGGATCCTaaaaa ACTCCCCAACGCCGACGAAGAAACCGACGTGACGACGGCATGGTGCGAGCAGCTCATCACCACAGCGGACAAGGTGATCAAGCAGATCGACCAGGAGAAGCTGCTCGCGTATCTAGGCATGAAGAACGATACTAGGAGCGACGCCACGAAAATTAAACA GGAGCATGAAAAACAACGCGGCTACCTGATCGACGCGCTGTGCAGAAAAGGTACCGCGCTGTGCCGCCTCAAGGCTCTAGCGCAGAGCCCCGCCGCCAAGGACAAGCTACTGGCGCAGCTCACTGCCAATATGGCCGATTTGCTCAAGTTCACCGACCTCACCGATGCCAAG GCGATCCACTACGGCGTTTGGCACTGCTTCACCCTCAAGCACTGGGGCCGCGCGATCAAGCTCCTCTCCAAGATCCAAGAAGACCGACCGTCCCGCGAGGTGGAAGAGCGCCTCGTCCAGGCGTACCAACAGCTCGGCTGGGACTACCTAGTCAAGTACACGCAGTTGTCCATACCGATCAAGTACCCTAGTAGCTACCGTCCGTTCTAA